The Solibacillus sp. FSL R7-0682 genome includes a window with the following:
- a CDS encoding cytochrome C oxidase subunit IV family protein produces MSHETHVEVRTPAQYEYDKAQSKAHMRKQVVNFAIMIFLTFIAFAAVVSGFAPTFIIPIILLFAGIQVVLQLYAFMHLEDRSTHMVGVIEFFIWSAAFIAFTFFVAFTTIIWWG; encoded by the coding sequence ATGTCACACGAAACTCATGTAGAAGTACGTACTCCAGCTCAATATGAATATGACAAAGCACAGTCTAAAGCGCATATGCGTAAGCAAGTAGTAAACTTTGCGATTATGATTTTCTTAACATTTATTGCGTTTGCTGCTGTTGTTTCAGGCTTTGCGCCAACATTTATCATTCCAATAATTTTATTATTTGCTGGAATTCAAGTAGTATTACAACTTTATGCATTCATGCACTTAGAAGATCGTTCCACACATATGGTAGGTGTTATCGAATTCTTTATTTGGAGTGCAGCCTTCATCGCATTTACGTTCTTTGTAGCGTTCACAACGATTATTTGGTGGGGCTAA
- a CDS encoding cytochrome (ubi)quinol oxidase subunit III yields the protein MDINQKFTPQTWPKHPEQATMEGKNKLVGLWIFLASDTVLFASVFATYIALKDSGPAGMTFFAKDLYELPLAFIMTMLLLTSSLTSVYAMYHMKNYNYTGVRTWMAITVLLGLGFLSLEIYEFQHYVHIGFGYTQSAFSSAFFTLVGMHGLHVIIGLIWITGLLIRNNKRGLNLYNAPKFFAASLYWHFIDVVWVFIFTVVYLMGVLG from the coding sequence ATGGATATTAATCAAAAATTTACTCCACAAACTTGGCCAAAACACCCTGAACAAGCTACAATGGAGGGGAAAAACAAGTTAGTTGGACTTTGGATTTTCCTTGCATCTGATACAGTACTTTTCGCGAGTGTGTTTGCTACTTACATTGCATTAAAGGATAGTGGCCCTGCAGGGATGACATTCTTTGCAAAAGATCTTTATGAATTACCGCTTGCATTTATTATGACGATGTTATTATTAACATCTTCATTAACTTCTGTGTATGCGATGTACCATATGAAAAATTATAACTATACGGGTGTACGTACTTGGATGGCAATTACAGTGCTTCTAGGCTTAGGATTCTTAAGTTTAGAAATCTATGAGTTCCAACATTATGTACACATTGGCTTTGGCTATACACAGTCGGCGTTCTCTTCTGCCTTCTTTACGCTTGTTGGGATGCACGGGTTACACGTTATTATCGGATTAATTTGGATTACAGGTTTACTAATCCGCAATAATAAGCGTGGGTTAAACTTATACAACGCTCCGAAGTTCTTTGCAGCTTCGTTATACTGGCACTTCATCGACGTTGTATGGGTATTCATCTTTACGGTAGTATATCTGATGGGAGTGTTGGGATAA